GCATTATCTGTCACCAATATGCTGGAGGCGGTTCGAATTGCCAAACCGGAAGCGCGCTTTTACCAAGCGTCAAGCAGCGAGATGTTTGGTAAGGTGCTGGAGACACCGCAGACAGAAACGACCCCGTTCTACCCACGTAGTCCCTACGGTGTTGCCAAAGTGTACGGCCATTGGATTACAGTGAACTATCGTGAAAGCTTTGATATGTTTGCTTGCTCTGGCATTCTGTTCAATCACGAATCCCCACGTCGAGGATTGGAATTTGTAACGCGTAAAGTGTCGGATGCGGTAGCTCGTATCAAGCTGGGGTTGCAGCAAGAGCTGCGCATGGGAAATTTGGATTCACTGCGAGACTGGGGTTTTGCAGGGGATTATGTAAAGGCGATGTGGCTGATGCTTCAGCAGGATCAACCGGATGATTACGTCATTTCCACGGGAGAAATGCATTCTGTGCGTGAACTGCTGCAAATTGCCTTTTCCCATGTAGGTTTAAATTATGAGGATTACGTCGTGATCGATCCTCAATTTGTCCGTCCGGCAGAGGTAGATCTATTACTCGGCGATTGTGCCAAGGCGAAAGAAAAGCTGGGCTGGCGATTGGAAGTAGGCTTCGAGCAGCTCATTCGTATGATGGTGGATACAGACTTGGAGCGGGTAAAAAGGCAGGCTGCAGTTGAAGCTTCTGTCGTCGTGTAAGAGATGGAGAGGCCATCCGCCTGAGCGGGGGGTCTCTTCGCTGTACGCAAGGTCATTTTTCAAGATGGAGTAAAACCTATGACATTAGTCGAAAAACGCGCCAAACCGCGCAGAAGTTTGCTGGTGAATACATCCTGGCTGTTCGGTGACAAAATGATTCGCATGGTGTTCGGCCTGGCAGTCAGCATCATCATGGCGAGAGTGTTGGGACCAGAGGAACTGGGAAAGTGGAATTATGCGGAATCCTTTTTCGGGATGTTTCTGATTTTTACGACCCTTGGCTTTGATTCTATATTAGTACGCGATCTTGTCAAAGACCCCAAGGATGAGCATGAGCTATTGGGTACGGCGGTTCTGTTGAAATTGTTAGGTACTCTGATAGCCATTGTACTGTCCTATTCCTTCATTTCACTACTCAGACCGGAAGACAGTTCGGTGCGGTTGATCAATCTGATCTTGGCTACGGCCTCGGTATTTCAATTGTTTGATATCATCGACTACTGGTTTCGTGCGCAGATGCTGTCCAAATACACGGTTGTTGCCAAGAATACCGCTTTTGTTCTCGGCTCCACTGTCAAAATCATTCTGTTGTTATCGGGTGTTCCGATATGGATGGTGGCGTTGTGTGCTCATGGAGAGTTTCTGTTGGGAAGCCTACTGCTGCTGTATTTCTTC
The Paenibacillus peoriae DNA segment above includes these coding regions:
- the gmd gene encoding GDP-mannose 4,6-dehydratase, with protein sequence MKKALITGITGQDGSYLAELLLSKDYEVYGMRRRTSTPNFENVAHIQNDIHWLSGDMTDLASLIEAVRQSDPDEVYNLAAQSFVAASWPQPLATGQITALSVTNMLEAVRIAKPEARFYQASSSEMFGKVLETPQTETTPFYPRSPYGVAKVYGHWITVNYRESFDMFACSGILFNHESPRRGLEFVTRKVSDAVARIKLGLQQELRMGNLDSLRDWGFAGDYVKAMWLMLQQDQPDDYVISTGEMHSVRELLQIAFSHVGLNYEDYVVIDPQFVRPAEVDLLLGDCAKAKEKLGWRLEVGFEQLIRMMVDTDLERVKRQAAVEASVVV